One window of the Chitinophaga niabensis genome contains the following:
- a CDS encoding helix-turn-helix domain-containing protein → MCIKKTFASNLLFLREREGWTLDQVARKLGINISRYQHWERGRVLPQSPQFLITLSDMYGVTIDDLLKTVMVKA, encoded by the coding sequence ATGTGCATAAAGAAAACATTCGCCAGTAACCTCCTATTCCTGCGTGAGCGGGAAGGATGGACGCTGGATCAGGTCGCCCGTAAACTAGGGATAAACATATCCCGGTACCAGCATTGGGAAAGAGGGCGTGTATTACCACAAAGCCCGCAGTTCCTTATAACACTTTCCGATATGTACGGGGTAACTATTGATGATCTGTTGAAAACCGTGATGGTAAAAGCATAA
- a CDS encoding recombination protein NinG: MELTAAQIQKYQKKTIPQLIKLATVHFNRYIRQRDDLGGYFQCISCGEHKSLDQMNASHYMAAGNYSNTRFNEDNVHGACIKCNKFLHGNLIEYRKRLVQKIGLDRVELVESIARKNVKQDRLSLIWVIENYKLKFKNGKKANSIYR; encoded by the coding sequence ATGGAACTAACAGCAGCTCAAATACAGAAATACCAGAAGAAAACAATCCCCCAGCTGATTAAACTGGCAACCGTACACTTCAACCGGTACATCCGGCAGCGTGATGACTTGGGTGGGTATTTCCAATGCATTTCCTGCGGGGAGCACAAATCGCTGGATCAGATGAATGCTTCCCATTATATGGCTGCAGGTAACTACTCAAACACCAGGTTTAACGAGGATAATGTTCATGGTGCTTGTATAAAGTGTAATAAGTTTCTTCATGGGAACCTTATTGAATATCGGAAAAGATTAGTGCAAAAGATTGGATTGGATCGAGTTGAGCTTGTTGAATCTATTGCCAGAAAGAACGTAAAGCAGGATCGTTTAAGCTTGATATGGGTTATTGAGAACTACAAACTCAAATTTAAAAATGGGAAAAAAGCTAATAGTATCTACCGGTGA
- a CDS encoding DNA cytosine methyltransferase, which produces MPKKNSHITVTDQFCGAGGSSQGANNAGKKIGGGVEVKLALNHWALAIETHNTNFPNTLHDCTDISASDPRRYPSTTILITSPECTNHSVANGKKKAKKQLDLFTTGKLDPAAERSRATMWDVPRFAEYHGYEAIIVENVVDARKWILFDTWLKTMHALNYQHRCIYLNSMHCYPTPQSRDRMYIVFWKKGNRAPLLDYTPTAHCPKCSKEVKAVQTWKKHGVRFGKYRDQYVYCCPVDGMIVEPYYHAVFNIIDWSDLGVRIGDRKKALCKNTIKRINHGLTKYEKIYTSGVPPFIIKTENTQNEDNVRLFNEVLQTQTTWQTMGLVTPMGVNGFLAGYYNGSHCVKHITEEMGSVTTVDSHALVTYQYPILEDCYYRMLKPHEIKLGMAFDPDYIVLGSGKDQVRQLGNAVTPPAMEWLVGQVIESLK; this is translated from the coding sequence ATGCCTAAGAAAAATTCTCATATCACAGTTACAGATCAGTTCTGCGGAGCTGGTGGAAGCTCACAAGGCGCAAACAACGCAGGAAAAAAGATCGGTGGTGGAGTAGAAGTAAAATTGGCCCTCAATCACTGGGCATTGGCTATCGAGACACACAATACTAACTTCCCAAACACTCTGCACGATTGCACTGATATTAGCGCTAGTGATCCACGGAGGTATCCATCTACTACCATTCTGATAACATCCCCTGAATGCACCAACCACTCTGTCGCTAATGGCAAAAAAAAAGCAAAAAAACAATTAGATCTTTTTACCACTGGAAAATTAGATCCTGCGGCGGAGCGGTCAAGAGCAACAATGTGGGATGTACCTAGGTTTGCAGAGTACCATGGTTATGAAGCTATCATAGTGGAAAATGTGGTTGATGCAAGGAAATGGATATTGTTCGATACTTGGTTGAAAACAATGCATGCTCTTAATTATCAGCACCGATGTATTTACCTTAATAGCATGCATTGTTATCCAACACCACAGTCTCGTGACCGGATGTACATTGTATTTTGGAAAAAAGGAAATCGGGCCCCCCTTCTGGACTACACACCAACAGCGCATTGTCCGAAATGCAGTAAAGAAGTTAAAGCTGTTCAAACATGGAAGAAACATGGGGTTCGGTTTGGCAAGTATAGGGACCAGTACGTTTACTGTTGCCCCGTAGACGGAATGATAGTTGAGCCATATTATCATGCAGTTTTCAATATCATTGACTGGTCAGATTTGGGAGTTCGTATAGGGGACAGAAAAAAGGCCCTTTGTAAGAATACTATCAAACGTATAAATCATGGGTTAACCAAATATGAAAAAATATACACCAGTGGTGTGCCTCCCTTTATCATAAAAACAGAAAACACCCAAAATGAGGACAATGTTCGCTTGTTCAATGAAGTCCTGCAGACCCAGACAACATGGCAAACAATGGGTCTTGTAACTCCGATGGGGGTAAACGGATTTCTTGCTGGTTATTACAATGGCAGCCACTGTGTAAAGCATATAACTGAGGAAATGGGATCAGTCACTACTGTAGATAGCCACGCTTTGGTTACTTATCAATACCCAATACTGGAAGATTGCTATTATCGTATGCTCAAACCTCACGAAATTAAATTAGGAATGGCCTTCGATCCCGATTATATAGTACTAGGCTCGGGAAAAGACCAAGTAAGGCAGCTGGGAAATGCAGTTACTCCTCCTGCAATGGAATGGTTGGTCGGACAGGTTATTGAATCCCTTAAATAG
- a CDS encoding phage Gp37/Gp68 family protein gives MENSKIEWTDHTFNPWWGCMKVSEGCKNCYAETLDSRWKGGHWGPGSSRKPMSEAYWKQPSKWDKAAARAGVKAKVFCASMADVFEGHPDTLPHLSRLFNLIDNTPNLIWQLLTKRPEHINILSKGHWPNGLPENVWIGTSVENQDTAKKRVRELLKVNAIIRFLSIEPLLENVNLRFPLLPTDVITANTCCKNPNRNFGIHWVIVGGESGHNARPLHPDWVRNIREDSDRIGAAFFFKQWGEWLPVERGRLYREPSIDFTDGQQMVKVGKRVAGRKLDGIEYNDFPNY, from the coding sequence ATGGAAAATTCTAAAATAGAATGGACAGATCACACTTTCAATCCTTGGTGGGGATGTATGAAAGTCTCCGAAGGGTGTAAAAACTGCTATGCGGAAACGCTGGATAGTAGATGGAAGGGAGGCCACTGGGGTCCAGGCAGTTCCCGGAAGCCAATGAGTGAGGCGTATTGGAAACAGCCATCGAAATGGGATAAAGCGGCGGCAAGAGCCGGAGTAAAAGCCAAGGTGTTCTGCGCGTCTATGGCAGATGTGTTTGAAGGACATCCTGATACTTTACCTCATTTGTCGAGACTTTTTAACTTGATTGACAACACTCCCAACCTGATCTGGCAATTACTCACCAAGCGCCCTGAGCATATAAATATCCTTTCCAAAGGTCATTGGCCTAACGGCCTTCCTGAAAATGTTTGGATTGGCACCAGCGTAGAGAATCAGGATACAGCCAAAAAGAGGGTTCGTGAACTTCTTAAAGTAAATGCGATCATTAGGTTCTTATCTATAGAACCTTTATTAGAAAACGTTAACCTAAGGTTTCCTCTTCTGCCAACTGATGTGATTACGGCGAATACATGTTGCAAAAACCCGAATAGAAACTTTGGTATTCATTGGGTAATAGTTGGGGGTGAATCAGGACATAATGCTAGGCCTCTACATCCGGATTGGGTTAGAAATATAAGAGAAGATTCAGACAGAATTGGGGCAGCATTCTTCTTCAAACAATGGGGAGAATGGTTGCCTGTAGAAAGGGGGCGATTATATCGGGAGCCCAGTATTGACTTCACGGATGGGCAGCAGATGGTAAAAGTTGGGAAAAGGGTTGCTGGCAGGAAGCTGGACGGAATAGAATACAATGATTTTCCAAACTATTGA